A region of Candidatus Hydrogenedentota bacterium DNA encodes the following proteins:
- the leuS gene encoding leucine--tRNA ligase — protein sequence MSNGAYNHQEIEKKWQDFWLENKTFKSEIDPEKPKFYCLDMFPYPSGDGLHVGHPEGYTATDIVSRYKRMKGYNVLHPMGWDAFGLPAERHAVRTGEHPAIITNKNCDNFRKQIQALGLSYDWDREINTTDSKYYKWTQWIFKVLFERGLAYEVEAPVNWCPALATVLANEEVKDGKYVETGDPVEKRMMRQWMLKITAYAERLLEDLEGLDWPEGIKAMQREWIGKSTGADVDFMVVGSGEVFTVFTTRPDTLFGATYCVFAPEHPLVRQITTDAQRGAVEAYIEAASKKSAQDRMREDKEKTGVFTGALAINPVNGKDIPIWIADYVLADYGYGAIMAVPGHDTRDYEFAKAFDLPIVEVISGGDVSKEAFTGNGTLVNSSFIDGLDVPTAKQTMIEWLDEQGIGKGTVNYKLRDWLFSRQRYWGEPFPLIRTEDGTIKTVPMTDLPLTLPELDEYKPTADGEPPLARATEWVNTTDPETGKPAMRETNTMPQWAGSCWYFLRYCDPLNDEAAWSKEAEDYWMPVDLYVGGAEHAVLHLLYSRFWHKVLYDAGYVHTKEPFQKLFNQGMILAYSYKDDHGKYYYPHQVEKRGEGYVVKATGAPVQTQIEKMSKSRYNVVNPDDVVKAYGADSMRLYEMFMGPLDRDKPWTDEGVQGVHRFLKRVWSLYIDTESGALHGRIVERGGDPAMRKELHKTIKAVSHDIEGLLFNTAIARMMEFVNAAMKAPAIDRAVLEEFILLLAPFAPHLAEEVWRRLGHDGTLAYAPWPGWDEALLVEDAIELPVQVNGKPRATISVPRDADKETILAAAKSEPKVQAQIDGKTLVKEIYVPGKIVNLVVK from the coding sequence ATGTCGAATGGCGCCTATAATCACCAGGAAATTGAGAAGAAGTGGCAGGATTTTTGGCTTGAAAACAAGACCTTCAAGTCCGAGATCGACCCGGAAAAGCCGAAATTCTACTGCCTCGACATGTTCCCCTATCCCAGCGGGGATGGCCTGCACGTGGGGCATCCCGAAGGCTACACCGCCACCGACATCGTCTCGCGCTACAAGCGGATGAAGGGCTACAACGTCCTGCACCCGATGGGCTGGGACGCGTTCGGCCTGCCGGCGGAGCGCCACGCGGTCCGCACGGGCGAGCACCCGGCGATCATCACGAACAAGAACTGCGACAACTTCCGCAAGCAGATCCAGGCGCTCGGGCTGTCCTACGACTGGGATCGCGAGATCAACACCACCGATTCGAAGTACTACAAGTGGACCCAGTGGATCTTCAAGGTGCTTTTCGAGCGCGGCCTGGCCTACGAGGTGGAGGCGCCGGTGAACTGGTGCCCGGCCCTGGCCACCGTGCTGGCGAACGAGGAGGTGAAGGACGGGAAGTACGTGGAGACCGGGGATCCGGTCGAGAAGCGCATGATGCGCCAGTGGATGCTGAAGATCACGGCGTACGCCGAGCGCCTGCTGGAGGACCTCGAAGGCCTGGACTGGCCCGAGGGCATCAAGGCGATGCAGCGCGAGTGGATCGGCAAGAGCACCGGCGCCGACGTGGATTTCATGGTGGTGGGTTCGGGGGAGGTGTTTACCGTGTTTACCACGCGTCCCGATACGCTCTTCGGGGCGACCTACTGCGTGTTCGCGCCGGAGCACCCGCTGGTCCGCCAGATCACCACGGACGCGCAGCGCGGGGCGGTCGAGGCCTACATCGAGGCGGCCTCGAAGAAGAGCGCGCAGGACCGCATGCGCGAGGACAAGGAAAAGACCGGCGTCTTCACGGGCGCGCTGGCGATCAATCCGGTGAATGGCAAAGACATCCCGATCTGGATTGCGGATTACGTGTTGGCCGACTACGGGTACGGCGCGATCATGGCGGTGCCGGGGCACGATACGCGCGACTATGAATTCGCGAAGGCCTTCGACCTGCCGATTGTCGAAGTGATTTCCGGCGGCGACGTCTCGAAAGAGGCCTTCACCGGGAACGGCACGCTGGTGAATTCGTCGTTCATCGATGGCCTGGACGTGCCCACCGCCAAGCAGACCATGATCGAGTGGCTCGACGAGCAGGGCATCGGCAAGGGCACGGTGAACTACAAGCTCCGCGACTGGCTCTTCTCGCGCCAGCGCTACTGGGGCGAGCCATTCCCGCTGATCCGGACCGAGGACGGGACCATCAAGACCGTGCCGATGACGGACCTGCCGCTGACGCTGCCGGAACTCGACGAATACAAGCCGACGGCGGACGGCGAGCCGCCCCTGGCCCGGGCTACCGAGTGGGTGAACACGACGGACCCGGAGACGGGTAAGCCGGCCATGCGCGAGACCAACACCATGCCGCAGTGGGCCGGTTCATGCTGGTATTTCCTGCGCTACTGCGATCCGCTGAACGACGAGGCGGCCTGGTCGAAGGAGGCGGAGGACTATTGGATGCCGGTGGACCTCTACGTCGGCGGCGCGGAGCACGCGGTGCTGCATTTGCTCTATTCCCGCTTCTGGCACAAGGTGCTCTACGACGCGGGCTACGTCCACACGAAAGAGCCCTTCCAGAAGCTCTTCAACCAGGGCATGATCCTCGCCTATTCCTACAAGGACGATCATGGCAAGTACTACTATCCGCATCAGGTCGAGAAACGCGGCGAGGGGTACGTCGTGAAGGCGACCGGCGCGCCGGTCCAGACTCAGATCGAGAAAATGAGCAAGTCCCGCTACAACGTCGTGAATCCCGACGACGTGGTGAAGGCCTACGGCGCGGACTCCATGCGGCTCTACGAAATGTTCATGGGCCCGCTCGACCGTGACAAGCCCTGGACCGACGAAGGCGTGCAGGGCGTGCACCGCTTTCTCAAGCGGGTCTGGTCGCTTTACATCGATACGGAGAGCGGCGCGTTGCACGGCCGGATCGTGGAGCGGGGGGGCGACCCCGCGATGCGCAAGGAACTCCACAAGACGATCAAGGCCGTGAGCCACGACATCGAGGGGCTGTTGTTCAATACGGCCATTGCGCGCATGATGGAATTCGTGAACGCCGCAATGAAGGCGCCCGCGATCGACCGCGCGGTCCTGGAGGAGTTCATCCTGCTGCTCGCGCCCTTCGCACCCCACCTGGCCGAAGAAGTCTGGCGGCGACTCGGGCACGATGGCACCCTCGCCTACGCGCCGTGGCCCGGCTGGGACGAGGCCCTGCTCGTGGAAGACGCCATCGAGCTTCCGGTGCAGGTCAACGGCAAGCCCCGCGCGACCATCAGTGTACCCAGGGACGCAGACAAAGAAACGATTCTCGCCGCCGCCAAGTCCGAGCCAAAGGTGCAGGCCCAGATCGACGGCAAGACACTCGTCAAGGAGATCTACGTGCCGGGGAAGATTGTGAATTTGGTGGTGAAGTAG